The following proteins come from a genomic window of Maribacter sp. HTCC2170:
- a CDS encoding carboxypeptidase-like regulatory domain-containing protein: MGRVTRFLTIFFISVSAFSQTPNPKEINGKVIDNATGEPIPYCNITVESSFTGTASNELGEFVLDVDSLPTKLVFSHLNYEKQQLEISDASDLTINLIPLTNNLDEVVVVDSKRDKYAYELARKAFEKASRNSNKRNYGRAFYRQKSKNDDAYSEFSEIIYDLHYTSKGIGNWEILEGRYALKPGGVHNKNYTLLSRLLTPLQPATDDLIFPMHSDLASFYTVKIIEYISSENGKIAVLWFKPKKNLQIPIFDAEVYVNTSNHEILKIKGDLAHDNLKLVKLTEKNSSWKDYSISYEIVYRQDSVLKSVVDYIKIDQEFDYYKNDSLQYHTTSTSNLTFFEHYIPTSRKKLGGQFRKNKSDWQKLDEIGYNEKFWQDNPIIKRTPVEKEVIDSFEKNGAFGSIFLNSRNQIALMKSNLAGDPFIKEMGKNVGLYNNYNPVEKVYLHIDKELFSAGEDVWYSSYVVLGSHHHFSTGSKVLYVDLIGSENKIIRSQTNEIIGGKCYGSIKLPENLPSGKYQIRSYTDWMRNFESEFFFTRTIEVVTEGGKPQVLSKMEDKIDLQFFPEGGHSVDGLISVMAFKAIGSDGLERKIKGRIVDSQGKFVATLGTMARGSGFFSYKPKSGERYTAILNDGTEFKLPEIMEEGYTMTVNNVNPKSIQVKIQATSLLRKKPFYIVGHLNNKKYYQGKFEFEDLETVSFEIPKNGIPSGVMALTLFDQDKKPWSERVVFVNNQDELVVTAKINQKKFKRRDKVAIDVHVTDTYGRPISAELSMAVTDKGQLVKNQDSGNILTHLLLQSDVKGHISNSGLLFKNQRRSTMHSLDLVMLTHGWRKFQWQDINKNHNTPKKYPFSKGLIISGIAQNLSGKTLDNTTLNVVGKSEENLDMFSAKTSHEGKFSIPNFNFRDSTKLVFNALDKRNAAIDVQIILDTNKINLPLPRHSGFQTNKSTEAIKEYANFSATRKNMRLIYDFQNATELEEVVLTERIIKNDMPTMPSTLGQTPDATLYTKDTHETALTLMAFITRFAGVTVTGSFPYITVSVRGGGAPLWVLNGNPVITDIAQLRPSVPSRIASMDILNVERVELLKGPSAAIWGSRGGDGVFLVYTKRGGSETLDLPQSPSFSIFGHAAKREFYSPKYDANFEGNDVPDYRATLYWNPSFTTDRNGNAQLIFYNSDNATQLQVDIEGLSEYGTPGVYLKTFGQKD; the protein is encoded by the coding sequence ATGGGACGAGTCACAAGGTTTCTCACAATTTTTTTCATAAGTGTAAGTGCGTTTTCCCAAACTCCCAATCCAAAGGAAATTAATGGTAAGGTCATTGACAATGCTACTGGTGAACCTATACCCTATTGCAATATAACCGTGGAATCATCCTTCACCGGTACTGCAAGTAATGAGCTAGGAGAATTCGTCCTGGATGTGGATTCATTACCCACTAAACTTGTCTTTTCTCACCTCAACTATGAAAAACAGCAATTGGAAATATCAGATGCCTCGGATTTGACCATCAATCTTATACCCCTGACCAATAATCTTGACGAGGTGGTGGTCGTGGATTCCAAAAGGGACAAATATGCCTATGAACTGGCCAGAAAAGCATTTGAAAAGGCTAGTCGAAATTCTAACAAACGTAACTATGGAAGGGCTTTTTACAGGCAGAAATCAAAAAACGATGATGCTTATTCCGAGTTTTCAGAAATTATCTATGACCTTCATTATACTTCAAAAGGTATCGGGAATTGGGAAATATTGGAAGGGCGTTATGCCTTAAAACCGGGAGGTGTCCATAATAAAAACTATACGCTTCTTTCTCGTTTATTAACTCCTTTGCAACCGGCTACAGATGATCTAATTTTTCCAATGCATTCTGATCTTGCCTCATTTTATACGGTCAAAATCATCGAATATATTTCATCTGAAAATGGCAAAATTGCCGTGCTATGGTTCAAACCAAAAAAAAATCTTCAAATTCCAATCTTTGATGCTGAAGTATATGTTAATACATCCAATCATGAGATTCTTAAAATTAAAGGTGATTTGGCCCATGACAATTTGAAATTGGTAAAACTTACTGAAAAAAATAGCTCATGGAAAGACTATTCCATTTCCTATGAAATTGTTTACCGGCAGGACAGTGTTCTTAAATCGGTAGTTGATTATATTAAAATTGACCAGGAATTTGACTATTATAAAAATGACAGCCTCCAATATCATACTACGTCAACATCCAATTTGACTTTTTTCGAACATTACATCCCCACCTCACGAAAAAAATTGGGTGGCCAGTTCAGAAAAAATAAAAGCGATTGGCAGAAGCTAGATGAAATTGGTTATAACGAAAAGTTTTGGCAGGACAATCCTATCATAAAGCGGACACCTGTGGAAAAAGAGGTCATTGATTCTTTTGAAAAGAACGGGGCGTTTGGTTCTATATTTTTGAACAGTCGTAATCAAATAGCACTGATGAAATCTAATTTGGCAGGTGATCCATTCATTAAAGAAATGGGTAAGAATGTTGGTCTATATAACAATTATAATCCTGTAGAAAAAGTATACCTGCATATTGATAAAGAGTTGTTTTCTGCAGGAGAAGATGTTTGGTATAGTAGTTATGTGGTATTGGGATCCCATCACCATTTCTCAACGGGCAGTAAAGTTCTCTATGTTGACTTAATAGGGTCTGAAAACAAAATAATACGTTCACAGACCAATGAAATAATTGGAGGAAAATGTTATGGTTCCATTAAACTTCCTGAAAATTTACCATCCGGAAAGTATCAAATACGTTCTTATACCGATTGGATGCGAAATTTTGAATCTGAATTCTTTTTTACTCGTACAATCGAGGTTGTAACTGAAGGAGGCAAACCACAGGTATTGTCCAAGATGGAAGATAAGATTGATCTACAGTTTTTTCCGGAAGGAGGTCATTCAGTTGATGGTCTTATTAGTGTAATGGCTTTTAAAGCCATTGGAAGTGATGGTCTCGAAAGAAAAATAAAGGGACGAATAGTGGATTCGCAAGGTAAATTTGTGGCTACCTTAGGAACCATGGCAAGAGGTTCGGGTTTTTTCTCTTATAAACCCAAATCTGGGGAGCGGTATACGGCAATTTTAAATGACGGGACCGAGTTTAAGCTTCCTGAAATTATGGAAGAGGGCTATACGATGACCGTGAACAATGTTAATCCAAAAAGCATTCAAGTAAAAATACAGGCCACCTCACTTTTAAGGAAGAAACCCTTCTATATTGTAGGTCACTTAAACAATAAAAAATATTATCAGGGCAAGTTTGAATTTGAGGATTTGGAAACTGTTAGTTTTGAAATTCCAAAAAATGGAATTCCAAGTGGTGTAATGGCCCTCACACTTTTTGATCAGGACAAAAAGCCTTGGTCCGAACGTGTGGTTTTCGTGAACAATCAGGATGAATTGGTTGTTACTGCTAAAATCAATCAAAAAAAATTCAAAAGAAGAGATAAGGTTGCCATAGACGTTCATGTGACAGATACTTATGGACGGCCTATTTCGGCAGAACTTTCTATGGCGGTGACTGATAAAGGACAGTTAGTTAAAAATCAGGATTCAGGGAATATCCTTACTCATCTCCTCCTGCAATCAGACGTAAAAGGTCATATAAGCAACTCCGGCCTACTCTTCAAGAACCAAAGAAGGTCAACAATGCACAGTCTTGATTTGGTTATGCTAACACATGGTTGGCGAAAATTTCAGTGGCAGGATATCAATAAAAACCATAATACTCCAAAGAAATATCCTTTTTCGAAAGGACTTATAATATCTGGGATTGCCCAAAATTTAAGCGGCAAAACCTTAGATAATACAACACTAAATGTAGTAGGCAAATCCGAAGAGAATTTAGATATGTTTTCTGCCAAAACATCTCACGAGGGTAAATTTTCAATACCTAATTTTAATTTTAGGGATTCTACAAAGTTAGTGTTCAACGCGCTTGACAAAAGAAACGCTGCAATAGATGTTCAAATAATACTGGACACCAACAAAATCAATCTACCCTTGCCAAGACACAGCGGGTTCCAAACAAATAAGAGTACAGAAGCGATTAAGGAATATGCCAATTTCTCGGCGACACGAAAGAATATGCGTCTTATATATGATTTTCAGAATGCCACGGAGTTGGAAGAGGTAGTACTTACTGAACGAATTATAAAAAATGATATGCCAACAATGCCCTCTACTCTTGGGCAGACACCTGATGCTACTTTATATACAAAAGACACTCATGAAACAGCTTTAACCTTAATGGCCTTCATAACAAGATTTGCGGGTGTAACGGTTACAGGGTCCTTTCCTTACATTACAGTAAGTGTACGCGGAGGTGGTGCTCCTCTATGGGTGCTTAATGGTAATCCAGTCATTACTGATATTGCACAGTTAAGACCTAGTGTACCTAGTCGAATTGCCTCAATGGATATCTTAAACGTTGAAAGGGTAGAGCTCCTAAAGGGGCCTTCTGCAGCCATTTGGGGTTCAAGGGGTGGCGATGGAGTCTTTCTCGTCTATACCAAAAGAGGAGGTAGTGAAACCCTTGACCTTCCGCAATCACCAAGTTTTTCAATTTTTGGGCATGCCGCCAAGAGAGAGTTTTATTCACCGAAATATGATGCTAATTTTGAAGGAAATGATGTTCCCGACTATCGTGCCACGCTATACTGGAACCCCTCTTTTACCACTGACAGAAATGGTAATGCCCAGTTGATTTTTTACAATTCTGATAATGCAACACAACTTCAAGTAGACATCGAAGGACTATCAGAATATGGTACCCCTGGTGTTTATCTTAAAACTTTTGGTCAAAAAGATTAA
- the dprA gene encoding DNA-processing protein DprA, with product MTTDELIAVLRLQSIPNIGDVTAKKLISHCGSPTAVFNDKSQNLLKIDGIGSFTIKGLHDSEHKEAAENELKYIQDHNISYSYFTDSTYPKYLKHCVDGPLIMFKKGNIDLEEQKTISIVGTRKVTSYGTAFCEKLIEDLAPLNPVIVSGFAYGVDICAQKTAIKHGLQTIGCLAHGLNQIYPKVHSKYVEEIEKNGGFFTEFWSTSNPDRENFLKRNRIIAGMSEATIVVESAEKGGSLVTADIANSYNRDVFAVPGRAQDKYSSGCNNLIKQQKAHMITSAADLIYLLNWELEEKEGKTIQKQLFVELDEVEKAIYSYLEKEGKQLLDSIALDCNLPIFKVSSTLLNMEMKGVVRPLPGKLFEVI from the coding sequence ATGACTACAGATGAATTAATTGCGGTTTTAAGACTGCAGAGCATTCCCAATATTGGGGATGTCACGGCTAAAAAACTTATTTCGCATTGCGGCAGTCCAACGGCTGTTTTCAACGATAAATCGCAAAACCTGCTTAAGATAGATGGGATTGGCAGCTTTACCATCAAAGGACTTCATGATTCAGAACATAAAGAAGCCGCCGAGAATGAATTAAAATACATTCAGGATCATAACATTTCCTATTCATATTTTACTGATAGTACATATCCTAAGTATTTGAAGCATTGCGTTGACGGCCCATTGATTATGTTCAAGAAGGGCAATATTGACCTTGAGGAGCAAAAAACTATAAGTATTGTTGGTACTCGAAAAGTCACGAGTTACGGCACTGCGTTTTGTGAAAAGTTAATAGAAGATTTGGCACCACTTAACCCTGTAATAGTGAGTGGTTTTGCTTATGGGGTCGATATTTGTGCACAAAAAACAGCAATAAAACACGGTTTGCAGACCATAGGGTGTTTGGCCCACGGATTAAATCAAATATACCCAAAGGTTCATTCAAAATATGTTGAGGAGATAGAGAAAAATGGAGGCTTTTTTACCGAGTTTTGGAGCACCAGTAATCCAGACAGAGAGAATTTTTTAAAAAGAAACCGGATTATTGCAGGTATGAGTGAGGCTACCATTGTTGTAGAATCAGCAGAGAAGGGCGGCAGTCTGGTCACGGCCGACATTGCAAACAGTTATAACCGTGATGTATTTGCCGTTCCTGGAAGGGCTCAAGACAAGTACAGTTCTGGCTGCAATAACTTGATTAAACAGCAAAAAGCACATATGATTACATCAGCTGCAGATTTAATCTATTTATTGAATTGGGAACTCGAGGAAAAAGAAGGTAAAACTATTCAAAAACAGTTGTTCGTTGAATTGGATGAGGTTGAGAAAGCTATTTATTCATATTTGGAGAAGGAAGGCAAACAATTATTGGATAGTATCGCCTTGGATTGCAATTTGCCAATTTTCAAAGTTTCCTCTACGCTACTGAATATGGAAATGAAAGGTGTTGTTCGGCCATTGCCAGGAAAATTGTTCGAAGTAATCTAA
- a CDS encoding HU-CCDC81 and SPOR domain-containing protein, which translates to MVLERYISDLLYRYNCVVVPSFGAFLSQHKSAVLNKNSNSFYPPSKSLSFNKQLSSNDGLLVSYMAEIENCSYEEMLQKVLETVNEWKRVLDKGERLTLENIGDLKSSKEGRMLFQPSYQLNHLTSSFGLSSFVSAPIIREVLKEEVVAIEEKVPFIITPERRSESSLRPYLKYAAIILLALSAGLTGYRLYNEGLNQQQIVVEKAQEKVSKNIQEATFFDTAPLELPTLNLEVITKKPQLAMHHIVAGVFRFKPNADKKIRLLQRQGYDATYLGTNEHGLHMVTYSSYTDAQEALRVLRQIKRSHSKDAWMKSVR; encoded by the coding sequence ATGGTCTTAGAACGCTATATATCAGATTTACTTTACCGTTACAACTGTGTGGTTGTACCTAGTTTTGGTGCATTTTTGTCCCAACACAAATCGGCGGTGCTCAATAAGAATTCCAACTCATTTTATCCTCCTTCAAAGTCATTGTCCTTTAACAAGCAATTATCATCGAATGATGGTCTTTTGGTTTCGTACATGGCCGAAATTGAAAATTGCTCCTATGAGGAAATGTTGCAAAAGGTATTGGAAACGGTAAATGAATGGAAGCGTGTATTGGATAAAGGCGAGCGTTTGACATTAGAGAATATTGGTGATCTGAAATCAAGTAAAGAAGGAAGAATGTTGTTTCAACCTTCTTATCAACTCAACCATTTAACCTCATCCTTTGGATTGTCATCATTTGTCTCTGCCCCAATTATCCGGGAAGTCTTGAAAGAAGAGGTAGTTGCAATTGAGGAAAAAGTACCTTTTATTATTACTCCTGAGCGCAGAAGCGAGTCATCACTAAGACCCTATTTAAAATACGCCGCTATTATTCTTTTAGCGCTTTCAGCAGGATTAACTGGATATAGACTTTATAATGAAGGCCTTAACCAGCAACAAATAGTAGTTGAAAAAGCACAGGAAAAAGTTTCAAAAAATATTCAGGAGGCAACTTTCTTTGATACTGCCCCCTTGGAATTACCAACATTAAACCTTGAAGTAATAACCAAGAAACCACAATTGGCCATGCACCATATAGTTGCTGGTGTATTTAGATTCAAGCCAAACGCGGATAAAAAAATACGCCTTTTACAAAGACAAGGTTATGATGCTACTTATCTAGGAACAAATGAGCATGGTTTACATATGGTAACCTATAGTAGCTATACAGATGCCCAAGAAGCTTTACGGGTTTTAAGGCAAATAAAGAGAAGTCATTCAAAAGATGCTTGGATGAAATCTGTTAGATAG
- a CDS encoding acyl-CoA thioesterase yields the protein MHSKNPSESRTIMTDMVLPSETNPLNNLFGGELLARMDRAASIAARRHSRRITVTASVNHVAFNHAVPLGSVVTVEAKVSRAFNTSMEVYIDVWMEDRYNGKRSKANEAIYTFVAVDETGKPTEVPAIEPETELEKERFAAALRRKQLSLVLAGKMKPNEATELRALFMGE from the coding sequence ATGCATTCAAAGAATCCCAGTGAATCCCGTACCATAATGACCGATATGGTTCTCCCTAGTGAGACCAACCCTTTAAATAATCTTTTTGGAGGAGAACTACTAGCACGAATGGACAGAGCTGCAAGTATAGCTGCACGAAGACACAGTCGAAGAATTACTGTCACGGCCTCTGTAAACCATGTTGCATTCAACCACGCTGTTCCGTTGGGTAGTGTTGTGACTGTTGAAGCTAAGGTTTCACGAGCGTTCAACACCTCTATGGAAGTATATATTGATGTTTGGATGGAAGACCGTTATAACGGCAAACGTTCAAAGGCCAATGAGGCTATTTATACGTTCGTGGCCGTTGATGAAACTGGCAAACCAACTGAAGTACCTGCTATTGAGCCTGAGACTGAATTGGAAAAAGAACGTTTCGCCGCAGCTTTGCGCAGAAAGCAATTGAGTTTGGTACTTGCCGGCAAAATGAAACCCAATGAGGCCACGGAGCTAAGAGCCTTATTTATGGGTGAATAG
- a CDS encoding aldo/keto reductase has protein sequence MTFEKKTITNLAGTFKLHNGVQMPYFGLGVYLSEDGQEVINAVKWAIKTGYRHIDTASIYNNEEGVGEGIKQSGIKREEIFVVSKVWNADQGYESTLKAFDDSLNRLGLDYLDLYLVHWPTKGKYKETWRALEQLYKEKKVKAIGVSNFLQHHLEDLLGTAEIVPMVNQMEFHPYLVQQNLIDFCNTNNIQYEAWSPMMQGRIFNLDSIKEIGERHGKSPAQVVLRWDLQKGVITIPKSSKKERIIDNADIFDFELSNDEVAYLDGLEKGQRFGPDPDNFDF, from the coding sequence ATGACCTTCGAAAAAAAGACTATTACCAATTTAGCAGGAACCTTCAAACTACACAACGGTGTTCAAATGCCTTATTTTGGATTAGGGGTGTATTTGTCTGAAGATGGGCAAGAAGTTATAAATGCGGTAAAGTGGGCTATTAAAACCGGCTATAGGCATATTGACACTGCATCAATCTATAATAATGAGGAGGGAGTTGGAGAAGGTATTAAGCAAAGTGGAATTAAAAGGGAAGAAATTTTTGTCGTAAGTAAAGTGTGGAATGCAGACCAAGGCTATGAAAGCACGTTGAAAGCTTTTGACGATAGCCTAAATAGACTTGGGTTGGATTATTTGGATTTATACCTTGTACATTGGCCAACTAAAGGCAAGTATAAAGAAACTTGGAGGGCTTTGGAACAGTTATATAAAGAGAAAAAAGTTAAGGCTATAGGAGTAAGTAATTTTTTACAACACCATTTGGAAGATTTGTTGGGTACAGCTGAAATTGTACCGATGGTCAATCAAATGGAGTTTCATCCATATCTGGTTCAACAAAACTTAATCGATTTTTGTAATACCAATAACATACAATATGAGGCCTGGTCTCCTATGATGCAAGGTCGAATCTTTAATTTGGACAGCATCAAAGAAATAGGGGAAAGGCATGGCAAATCTCCTGCTCAAGTAGTTCTACGTTGGGATTTGCAAAAAGGTGTGATAACCATTCCTAAATCTTCTAAAAAAGAACGCATAATAGACAACGCTGATATCTTCGATTTTGAACTTTCGAATGACGAGGTCGCTTATTTGGATGGTTTGGAAAAAGGGCAAAGATTTGGCCCTGACCCCGATAATTTTGATTTCTAG
- a CDS encoding murein hydrolase activator EnvC family protein → MPYKQVSLFCLVLLLTFLSLGNVYAQTNEQKALEVKREQLQKEINEINRLLFAEKKERGNVLDQMEALDKKINVRQQLIRVTNQQSNLLNRQINANIRNISKLREDLKLLKEEYATMIRKSYQNKSQQSRLMFLLSSENFFQAFKRMQYMKQYTQYRKEQGEQIMVKTDELTQLNVDLTAQRKEKDQLIATNNRAKAELMKEMKSQKTLLGSIRQNESKYASAIQKKKREARKIDRQIEKLIRTAIAASNKNSGAGKTRRTSANKFFLTPEATLVANNFSANKGKLIWPVEKGIKSQGFGVYKDAVYPGIKHQSNGVIITTDEGATARAIFEGEVIAILSVPGGNKGVQIKHGNFISTYYNLSDLYVKKGDKVAIKSELGKIYTNRSNGQTRLKFYLYQDTSRLNPEEWVYQL, encoded by the coding sequence ATGCCCTATAAACAAGTTTCACTTTTTTGCTTAGTACTGCTTTTGACTTTTTTGTCATTAGGGAACGTTTACGCCCAAACCAATGAACAAAAAGCATTGGAGGTCAAACGTGAACAGCTTCAAAAAGAGATAAATGAAATTAATCGCCTACTCTTTGCCGAAAAGAAAGAAAGGGGCAATGTATTGGATCAGATGGAGGCCTTGGACAAAAAGATAAATGTTCGGCAACAGTTGATTCGAGTCACCAATCAACAATCAAATTTATTGAATAGGCAAATCAATGCCAATATTCGAAATATCTCAAAACTTCGTGAGGATTTAAAATTGCTTAAGGAGGAATATGCTACTATGATTCGGAAATCGTATCAAAATAAATCGCAGCAAAGCAGATTAATGTTTCTGTTATCCTCCGAGAATTTTTTTCAGGCATTCAAGCGCATGCAGTACATGAAACAGTATACGCAGTACCGCAAAGAACAGGGAGAGCAGATTATGGTCAAAACAGACGAACTTACACAATTGAATGTTGATTTAACCGCTCAGCGCAAAGAGAAAGACCAATTGATAGCAACAAACAATCGTGCGAAGGCGGAATTAATGAAAGAAATGAAATCCCAAAAGACATTACTGGGAAGCATTCGTCAAAATGAAAGTAAGTACGCATCTGCTATTCAAAAGAAAAAAAGGGAGGCTCGCAAGATAGATAGACAAATTGAAAAATTGATTCGTACGGCAATTGCTGCTTCCAATAAAAATTCAGGAGCGGGAAAAACTAGACGAACCTCTGCCAATAAATTCTTTCTAACGCCAGAAGCCACATTGGTAGCCAACAATTTCTCGGCTAATAAGGGGAAACTCATTTGGCCCGTTGAAAAGGGAATAAAGAGTCAAGGTTTTGGGGTTTATAAAGATGCGGTGTACCCTGGAATAAAGCATCAGAGCAATGGGGTAATCATAACTACCGATGAAGGGGCAACAGCAAGAGCTATTTTTGAAGGCGAAGTAATTGCTATTCTATCGGTGCCAGGGGGTAATAAAGGTGTTCAGATAAAACATGGGAATTTTATCAGCACCTATTACAATCTATCTGACCTATATGTAAAAAAAGGAGATAAAGTTGCCATTAAATCTGAGCTTGGTAAAATTTATACCAATCGGTCTAATGGTCAGACTCGCCTAAAATTCTACCTTTATCAAGATACCTCACGTCTAAACCCCGAGGAATGGGTTTATCAACTTTAA
- a CDS encoding DUF4292 domain-containing protein produces the protein MTTFIRWAQLSVIVLLIFSCKSKKLVSDGTVDENMSAKAIIRTHYQNQINFKTLRGRMKIGYFDGESSKSTTVSLRMEKDKAIWISAPFGVVKAYVTPNRVSFYNKLQNEYFDGDFSYLSNMLGTELDFDKLQNLLLGQALFDLRKDKYEASIASTGYILNPKKPLTLFKTMYRIEPENFKISSQQLSQPLKKRLLDIEYKNYQKIDKKILPNEIVVTAVEVNTESIINIDYRNIEFNGSLNFPYKIPKGFKKITIDTNAL, from the coding sequence ATGACTACTTTTATTCGATGGGCACAGCTCAGTGTTATTGTACTGCTAATATTTTCCTGCAAATCCAAAAAACTTGTTTCAGATGGTACGGTTGATGAAAATATGTCTGCAAAGGCTATTATTCGAACACACTATCAAAATCAGATAAATTTTAAAACCTTAAGGGGCAGGATGAAGATTGGGTATTTTGATGGGGAATCCTCAAAAAGCACAACAGTTAGCTTGCGAATGGAAAAAGACAAGGCCATTTGGATCAGCGCGCCTTTCGGTGTGGTCAAAGCCTACGTTACACCCAATAGGGTTTCTTTTTACAATAAGTTGCAAAACGAGTATTTTGATGGTGATTTTTCATATTTGAGTAATATGTTAGGGACTGAATTGGATTTTGATAAACTCCAAAATCTGCTTTTGGGCCAGGCACTTTTTGATTTGAGAAAAGACAAATATGAAGCATCAATTGCATCAACTGGCTATATTCTAAACCCAAAAAAGCCATTGACTTTGTTCAAAACCATGTATAGGATTGAACCTGAGAATTTTAAAATATCCTCTCAACAGCTATCTCAACCCTTAAAGAAACGCTTATTGGACATTGAGTACAAGAACTATCAAAAAATAGATAAAAAGATTCTGCCCAATGAGATTGTGGTTACTGCAGTGGAGGTCAATACTGAGAGTATTATCAACATAGATTATCGTAATATTGAATTCAATGGATCGTTGAACTTTCCATATAAAATACCAAAAGGTTTTAAAAAGATCACTATAGACACTAATGCCCTATAA
- a CDS encoding tetratricopeptide repeat protein gives MKKVQSVSVLLMAFMLNTFLVVAQDQEINIEDSAEVFLEEYSDSFQENFFEALKQKGIENYDKAINLLLECKLLDAKNHVVDHELAKVYLVDKQYISAQDYALSALLAEPTNLWYLDTMVQTIQMQGSSLDQENLGIPWSNNKLKENLALIYFRQKNYQNALAILSEVKKSSFKQDLTSKINDSIKENEVRRENKNAPVPIEVKTYPLKELKTRLTELMVQNKISELVQQSEEAIENYPSQPYFYYLNGHALNKSAKHKEAIEILEAALDYMLDDVPLLNNIYQELVDAHTALNNSSKANTYLRMIKPGF, from the coding sequence ATGAAAAAAGTACAATCGGTATCGGTATTGTTAATGGCATTTATGCTAAATACCTTTTTGGTTGTTGCTCAAGACCAAGAAATCAATATTGAAGATAGTGCCGAAGTCTTTCTAGAGGAATATTCCGATTCTTTTCAAGAAAATTTCTTTGAAGCGTTAAAGCAAAAGGGAATTGAAAATTATGACAAGGCCATCAATTTGCTATTGGAATGCAAGTTGCTGGATGCAAAAAACCACGTGGTCGATCATGAATTGGCCAAAGTCTATTTGGTCGATAAACAATATATTTCCGCTCAGGATTATGCACTTTCAGCACTTTTGGCAGAACCCACCAATCTCTGGTATCTTGACACCATGGTCCAGACGATACAAATGCAGGGTAGTTCTTTAGATCAGGAGAATCTGGGCATTCCTTGGAGCAATAACAAACTTAAAGAAAATCTGGCATTGATTTATTTTAGGCAGAAGAACTATCAAAATGCATTGGCAATACTATCAGAGGTTAAGAAGTCATCTTTTAAACAAGATTTAACTTCGAAAATAAACGATTCAATTAAGGAGAATGAAGTAAGAAGAGAAAATAAAAATGCTCCTGTTCCAATTGAAGTCAAGACGTACCCCTTAAAGGAACTTAAGACAAGATTGACCGAATTAATGGTTCAAAACAAAATTTCGGAATTGGTTCAACAAAGTGAAGAAGCAATAGAGAATTACCCCTCCCAACCCTATTTTTATTATTTGAATGGGCACGCTTTGAATAAAAGTGCAAAACACAAAGAGGCCATAGAAATCTTAGAAGCTGCTTTGGATTATATGCTTGATGATGTGCCATTGTTGAACAATATATATCAAGAATTGGTCGATGCACATACGGCCTTGAATAATTCTTCGAAGGCAAATACGTATCTTCGAATGATAAAACCCGGGTTTTAG
- the dut gene encoding dUTP diphosphatase: MNIKIINKSAHALPHYETIASAGMDLRANSTDTITLQPLERTIVKTGLFIELPIGYEAQVRPRSGLAAKKGITVLNAPGTVDADYRGEIGVILVNLSNDPFVIENGERVAQLVIAKHERAEWQEVKELSDTSRGAGGFGSTGTK; encoded by the coding sequence ATGAATATTAAAATAATTAATAAATCTGCCCATGCCCTGCCACATTATGAAACTATTGCTTCGGCTGGTATGGATTTGAGGGCAAATAGCACGGACACAATAACTTTACAACCTTTAGAACGCACAATAGTCAAAACCGGTTTGTTTATTGAATTACCCATTGGATATGAGGCGCAAGTTCGCCCTAGGAGCGGTCTGGCTGCAAAAAAAGGCATAACAGTACTAAATGCTCCAGGAACGGTAGATGCGGACTATAGAGGTGAAATAGGGGTTATACTAGTAAATTTATCAAATGATCCCTTCGTCATTGAAAACGGGGAACGGGTGGCACAATTGGTTATTGCAAAACACGAACGTGCCGAGTGGCAAGAGGTAAAAGAGCTATCGGATACTTCAAGAGGTGCTGGCGGTTTTGGAAGTACAGGCACAAAGTAG